In the genome of Neovison vison isolate M4711 chromosome 3, ASM_NN_V1, whole genome shotgun sequence, one region contains:
- the ZDBF2 gene encoding DBF4-type zinc finger-containing protein 2 — MQSRQGYCSYCCVRYNSLEQHMASPQHRYLTTQNRQRMGTTSLMERFLQDVLRHHPYHSQENRSTQHERLLMNTAPPPEVVPVDDSVSEEATEDAAGVKGESSSKGSEPSKELHARPGKSQECIQGVSVRPSVIQKLEKGQQQPLGFIQKIGSGMKEFNPVGIGQATHTRPSLICPSVISSAPASCLAGSSFDRPVTTKTTKLAAAASSDSVRKCDPNKVDRYLEQPDRGSRNPVLSSNLETSVSYKKPKEPNRKSLGTNSDKLIIQEAVKSPRKALSAGAKVREFMGSEGSLKSESLSKLAVNQAISLNKSGMPSNKGTFEDATAKHREKFLSGMDHTQEEKHLVFNKSAFLEQKSSVISAVKFARGSLQPASDQPEETAQDLWKEEQIDQEDKNYDSRASEMSFDCSSPHSLTDESKVTAKEVDLSKEAYADLQCKSKTSFISVVSSDRDGSLPLATNRTQVIVKGVSAQKAKPISLVDESYESSDSEINFECDALLQSTDDYPRQPGKEGNLPKEEHIDLVDKNYGSSSSEVSTDSPFPLQSVGDQLPVAVTEAKLEKVHIGLVDKNYGSSCSDTSIDNDASPQSVVEHPHLVVKERNVKDRQVYLKDNNLKSSSAKGHLDYAVSLETVTDESQRAVEDIPLLEEKNEPVDMNYDSHGSEMSFHTDARLVAGQSGVIVKKVNAREVALDLEDKSVKSSNSDQSSDSRASLYQSPSDQREISLKELNVDMEVKSYGCSSSELTFESDPPAMSGTEHSEMDMEEIRKRHINLEGEHSGSNSSAITFDSDILLRSGVDQPQVAIYVEEPSHLENQTNKSCVAEVTFDSDIPVHSGTNQPELAAKDIIIQKEEYIHLGRKNDEPSGSEISLDFYVPSHSATDPPEVAMEKLNLQKEEQIYLENKDNEPSGSELSLNYGIFHSMTGHSNNPLKEMNLQEERIHLGSKGNGPSVSEISLKSDLSYRLMTDHPNIAVKEISHQKEHMYLQDKDNALSVYETSLDPGVHLHQSVTHKPETAVKEMWLQKERHAKFKSKSPKFSSSATGSDIPHYLVTEPQIAVKEINVQKEHVLEKKSDKYSSSGIMFGSHVLPHLMTETPHIAVLKEDRVVLEGQSTGARGFAVNLDTGAPLHSVIGHPQLTRLKEQNVHLEDKNRESSHCKIRYDCGDPHPLLTGQFREVVKKTNLRKEGKVVMKNKKVQTKGSKLIRSSGISLQSVADKPEGAIKRVNPENEGHVNVEDKSSQCSGSEVSLDSDFLVESIIDQPQVTVSDQDHTELVEDKHSQSGGSEMSFDSEDPLQSVAEQVRETVKEIALWKDEVDVEDKRDEADVEDKRDEADVEDKRDEPKGFEMMYDSNVLYQSVAAQTEEVVKGMKLWKERVDMQGKIVEPSDPKINFDSNEPPQSVPNEIQDAIAEINLLREGHVCLADKDYEPNGSEIIYVSNVPLESVVEQPQLLEGEHASLEDKSTIACPEITFISDDHLQSVADQLQKSVKEVGLWKEDHIYLEDKSYKLGDFELEVDQSDVVCKEIDLPKEGHLGMEVKTSEPSDSELMCDSDVPLEIVVNELQVSVKEANLRKMLFVDLVTSDSDCEVIAESDMPFQPVIDSPHMTVKDINCINTEGYDLEGECCDSCGSEIGYVCEASPQSLANQCKETFKVVNQKKDYIILQESSCESYGSEINFQIDPPDRSVTYSSQESDKEMVKIIDSEEKSCESDSPKTDFKWEDDAEPMAEQLQEEDKGINVRQRKGLETIGRKEKHREATVSAVRCSASSGSAVHQRASKGKILKLKHADPESMSCEPCGSGMSFQCSLQSDADQPQEAINKTGLYKKMSLDPEETNRDSHPTSIFIVDPARNLEKVKEVIEDDPDEPVLEALPHVPPSFVGKTWSQIMREDDMKINALVKEFKEGRFHCYFDDDGETRKIKKKNLNEEKKITWTDASQDTTAIQALSDCDDNAGGVSDTDDFPVALDKSSHHSTVKRPYYEQSWRLAARCQAVKVSHGTQTNFSNQSDAQDSGQEDDSTGKRSLQQDKKTKKKVKIGAHEYPETCTKVLKPLQPNALVYVISSNMKFQDSETANFAKKYRTPRSRDVSIEYKYKRSSFNYYDPLSKEIVIDPPLSIDDPDRVNWLQASLSDLSSSSGDEDAEDCDPTSVLTIRDELLAYPGAPVSPERVPRPGTSGTSRPGTSGTSRPGTSGTSLPGTSGTSRPGTSGTSSASAGSAPKESNFQLTVVPSDAAGTSSEAGTGKFSEGKKKIQRRVTTNDDKPDFPTKVYKPTSLQAQPRIASERRPIWIRTKVNDIIRKYLSKYSFLRRKYQSRSAFLRLHLNQKKCDPPKAKAKAAARSTTHMVLRSSVPPVPADPPVPSDPPVPAQSPVPPVPRLPPAPRLPPAPPGPSVPRAPPVAAAAAAAAEGRSLTAPGSGPKPPGPRGPGRRRNGKKRSRKKRRRRLSRPVKIYALRSLYSQVPYSDRMRTRLSSKREANETP, encoded by the exons ATCAACCCAACATGAGAGGCTTCTTATGAATACTGCGCCACCTCCTGAAGTGGTTCCTGTTGATGATTCTGTTTCTGAAGAAGCGACTGAGGATGCCGCTGGCGTAAAAGGAGAGAGCTCCAGCAAGGGTTCTGAACCTAGTAAAGAGTTACATGCTAGACCCGGCAAATCTCAGGAATGTATACAGGGTGTTTCAGTAAGACCATCAGTTATTCAAAAACTGGAGAAGGGACAGCAGCAACCCTTGGGTTTCATTCAGAAAATTGGGAGTGGCATGAAAGAATTTAACCCAGTTGGTATTGGTCAAGCTACACATACTAGACCAAGCTTAATATGTCCGTCAGTGATTTCTAGTGCTCCTGCTAGTTGTTTAGCTGGAAGTTCCTTTGACAGACCAGTTACAACTAAAACAACTAAGTTAGCAGCAGCAGCCAGTTCAGATTCAGTCAGAAAATGTGACCCGAACAAAGTTGACAGATACCTTGAACAGCCAGACAGGGGCTCTAGAAATCCTGTGCTGTCATCCAATCTAGAAACTTCAGTTTCGTATAAGAAACCTAAAGAACCAAATAGGAAATCTTTAGGTACAAATTCAGATAAATTGATTATACAGGAAGCTGTAAAATCTCCGCGTAAAGCTTTGTCAGCTGGCGCTAAAGTCCGTGAATTTATGGGTAGTGAAGGCTCCTTAAAGTCTGAATCTCTTTCCAAATTAGCTGTCAACCAAGCAATCAGCCTGAATAAAAGTGGCATGCCTTCTAATAAGGGAACCTTTGAAGATGCTACAGCAAAGCACCGTGAGAAATTCCTTTCTGGTATGGATCATACCCAAGAGGAAAAGCATTTGGTTTTTAATAAGTCAGCCTTTTTAGAACAGAAGAGCTCAGTGATTTCTGCAGTGAAATTTGCTCGTGGATCTCTTCAGCCAGCGTCTGATCAACCCGAAGAGACTGCACAAGACCTTTGGAAGGAGGAGCAAATTGACCAAGAAGATAAAAACTATGATTCGAGAGCTTCTGAAATGAGTTTTGACTGCAGTTCCCCTCATTCACTGACTGATGAATCTAAGGTGACTGCCAAAGAAGTAGACCTTTCAAAGGAAGCGTACGCAGATTTGCAGTGTAAGAGTAAGACATCTTTCATTTCTGTGGTGAGTTCGGATCGTGATGGCTCTCTTCCCTTGGCTACTAACCGAACTCAAGTAATCGTTAAAGGTGTAAGTGCTCAGAAGGCAAAGCCTATTAGCCTGGTTGATGAAAGCTATGAATCTAGTGATTCTGAGATTAATTTTGAATGTGATGCCTTACTTCAATCAACTGATGACTACCCCCGGCAACctggaaaagaaggaaaccttcctaAGGAGGAACACATTGACTTGGTTGATAAGAACTATGGATCTAGTAGCTCCGAAGTAAGCACTGATTCTCCATTTCCTCTTCAATCAGTAGGTGACCAACTCCCAGTGGCTGTCACAGAAGCAAAACTTGAGAAGGTTCACATTGGCTTGGTTGATAAGAACTATGGTTCAAGTTGTTCAGACACAAGTATTGATAACGATGCTTCTCCTCAGTCTGTAGTTGAGCATCCTCACCTGGTTGTCAAAGAAAGAAACGTAAAGGATAGACAAGTCTACCTGAAAGATAATAACCTTAAATCCAGCAGTGCTAAAGGCCATCTTGATTATGCTGTCTCCCTTGAGACAGTGACTGATGAATCTCAGAGGGCTGTTGAAGACATACCCCTTCTGGAAGAGAAGAATGAACCTGTGGATATGAACTATGATTCTCATGGTTCTGAAATGAGTTTTCACACTGATGCTCGACTGGTGGCTGGCCAGTCTGGAGTAATAGTTAAAAAAGTGAACGCTCGAGAAGTAGCTCTTGACCTGGAGGATAAGAGTGTTAAATCTAGCAATTCTGATCAAAGTTCTGATTCTCGTGCTTCTCTTTATCAGTCACCTAGTGATCAGCGTGAAATAAGTCTGAAAGAGTTAAATGTTGACATGGAAGTTAAGAGCTATGGGTGCTCCAGTTCTGAGCTGACTTTTGAATCTGATCCCCCTGCTATGTCGGGTACTGAACATTCTGAGATGGacatggaagaaataagaaagaggcACATTAACTTGGAAGGTGAGCACTCTGGGTCAAATAGTTCTGCAATAACTTTTGACTCTGATATTCTTCTTCGCTCAGGAGTTGACCAGCCTCAAGTAGCTATTTATGTGGAAGAACCGAGTCATCTGGAAAATCAGACTAATAAATCTTGTGTTGCTGAAGTAACTTTTGATTCTGATATACCTGTTCATTCGGGGACTAATCAACCTGAACTGGCTGCTAAAGACATCATCATTCAGAAAGAAGAATATATACACTTAGGGAGGAAGAATGATGAACCCAGTGGTTCTGAAATAAGTTTGGATTTTTATGTCCCTTCTCATTCAGCGACTGACCCTCCTGAAGTAGCTATGGAAAAgctaaatcttcaaaaagaagagCAGATATACTTAGAAAATAAGGACAATGAGCCTAGTGGTTCCGAATTAAGTTTGAATTATGGTATTTTTCATTCAATGACTGGACATTCTAACAATCCCCTTAAAGAAATGAATCTTCAGGAAGAGCGCATACACTTGGGAAGTAAAGGTAATGGGCCTAGTGTTTCTGAAATCAGTTTGAAATCTGACCTTTCTTACCGTTTAATGACTGATCATCCTAACATAGCTGTTAAAGAAATAAGCCATCAGAAGGAACACATGTACTTACAAGATAAGGATAATGCATTAAGCGTTTATGAAACGAGTTTGGATCCTGGTGTCCATCTTCATCAGTCAGTGACTCACAAGCCTGAAACCGCTGTTAAAGAAATGTGGCTCCAAAAAGAAAGGCATGCTAAATTCAAAAGTAAAAGTCCTAAATTTAGTAGTTCTGCGACAGGTTCTGACATCCCTCATTATTTAGTGACTGAACCTCAGATAGCGGTCAAAGAAATCAATGTTCAGAAAGAACATGTTCTAGAAAAAAAGAGTGATAAATACAGCAGTTCTGGAATAATGTTTGGTTCTCATGTCCTTCCTCACTTAATGACTGAAACGCCTCACATTGCTGTTTTGAAGGAGGACCGTGTTGTCCTAGAAGGTCAGAGTACTGGAGCTAGAGGTTTTGCAGTAAATTTGGATACTGGTGCCCCTCTTCATTCAGTCATTGGCCATCCTCAGCTAACCCGCCTGAAGGAACAAAATGTTCATCTGGAAGATAAAAACCGTGAATCTAGTCATTGTAAGATAAGATATGATTGTGGTGACCCTCATCCGCTATTGACTGGACAATTTAGGGAAGTGGTTAAGAAAACAAAcctgaggaaggaagggaaagttgtaatgaaaaataaaaaggttcaaACTAAAGGTTCTAAATTAATACGCTCTTCTGGTATTTCTCTTCAGTCTGTGGCTGATAAACCTGAAGGGGCTATTAAACGAGTAAACCCGGAGAATGAAGGTCATGTGAACGTGGAAGATAAGAGCAGCCAATGTAGTGGTTCTGAAGTGAGTTTGGATTCTGATTTCTTGGTTGAGTCAATAATTGATCAACCTCAAGTAACTGTTTCAGATCAGGACCATACTGAGCTAGTAGAAGATAAGCATAGTCAATCTGGTGGTTCTGAAATGAGTTTTGATTCTGAGGATCCTCTTCAGTCGGTGGCTGAGCAGGTTAGAGAAACTGTTAAAGAAATAGCCCTTTGGAAGGATGAAGTTGATGTGGAAGATAAGAGGGATGAAGCTGATGTGGAAGATAAGAGGGATGAAGCTGATGTGGAAGATAAGAGGGATGAACCCAAGGGTTTTGAAATGATGTATGATTCTAATGTCCTTTATCAGTCAGTGGCTGCCCAAACTGAAGAAGTCGTTAAGGGGATGAAGCTTTGGAAGGAGCGCGTTGACATGCAAGGGAAGATTGTGGAACCTAGTGatcctaaaataaattttgattctAATGAACCTCCTCAGTCTGTGCCTAATGAAATTCAAGATGCTATTGCAGAAATAAATCTTCTGAGGGAAGGACATGTTTGCCTGGCTGATAAGGACTATGAACCCAATGGTTCTGAAATAATTTATGTTTCAAATGTCCCTCTTGAATCAGTGGTTGAGCAACCACAACTTTTGGAAGGGGAACATGCCAGTTTGGAAGATAAAAGCACTATCGCTTGTCCTGAAAtaactttcatttctgatgatcaTCTTCAGTCAGTGGCTGACCAACTTCAAAAATCTGTTAAAGAAGTCGGTCTTTGGAAGGAAGACCATATTTACCTTGAAGATAAGAGCTACAAACTAGGTGACTTCGAG TTAGAAGTTGACCAGTCTGATGTGGTGTGCAAAGAAATAGATCTTCCAAAAGAAGGGCATCTTGGCATGGAAGTAAAGACCAGTGAACCTAGTGATTCGGAATTAATGTGTGATTCTGATGTCCCTCTTGAAATAGTGGTTAATGAACTTCAAGTGTCAGTTAAAGAAGCAAATCTTCGAAAGATGCTCTTTGTGGACCTGGTGACTAGTGATAGTGATTGTGAAGTGATTGCAGAGTCTGATATGCCTTTTCAGCCAGTGATTGACTCACCTCACATGACTGTCAAAGACATCAATTGTATAAATACGGAAGGCTATGATCTAGAAGGTGAATGCTGTGACTCTTGTGGTTCTGAAATAGGATATGTTTGTGAAGCCTCTCCGCAGTCACTGGCAAACCAGTGCAAAGAGACTTTCAAAGTGGTAAACCAGAAGAAAGACTATATCATTCTGCAGGAGTCAAGCTGTGAGTCTTACGgttctgaaataaattttcaaatcgACCCCCCAGATCGGTCTGTGACTTACTCGTCACAAGAATCCGATAAAGAAATGGTGAAAATTATTGACTCAGAAGAGAAGAGTTGTGAATCGGATAGTcctaaaacagattttaaatggGAAGACGATGCTGAGCCAATGGCTGAGCAGCTCCAGGAAGAAGACAAAGGAATCAACGTTCGTCAAAGGAAAGGTCTAGAAACCATTGGCCGAAAAGAAAAGCACCGTGAAGCTACTGTTTCTGCAGTGCGTTGTAGTGCCTCTTCTGGGTCAGCAGTCCATCAGAGGGCTAGCAAGGGAAAGATTTTGAAGTTAAAACATGCAGATCCAGAAAGTATGAGCTGTGAACCATGTGGTTCTGGAATGAGTTTCCAGTGCTCTCTTCAGTCTGACGCTGACCAGCCTCAAGAAGCCATTAATAAAACAGGACTCTACAAGAAGATGTCTCTGGACCCAGAGGAAACAAACCGTGATTCCCACCCAACCTCTATTTTCATAGTTGATCCTGCCAGGAACCTGGAAAAGGTAAAGGAGGTCATAGAAGACGATCCTGATGAACCTGTCCTTGAAGCCTTGCCTCATGTCCCTCCTTCATTTGTGGGGAAAACGTGGTCTCAGATAATGAGAGAAGATGACATGAAAATTAATGCTCTTGTGAAAGAATTTAAGGAAGGTCGTTTCCACTGTTACTTTGATGATGACGGTGAGAccaggaagataaaaaaaaaaaatttgaatgaagaaaaaaagattaccTGGACTGACGCGAGTCAGGACACTACCGCAATTCAAGCTCTTTCAGATTGTGATGATAATGCAGGTGGCGTTTCAGATACTGATGACTTTCCAGTGGCCTTAGATAAATCTAGCCATCATTCTACAGTCAAGAGGCCTTATTATGAACAGTCATGGCGACTGGCTGCTCGATGTCAGGCTGTAAAAGTCAGCCATGGAACTCAAACCAATTTCTCAAATCAGTCAGACGCACAAGACAGTGGACAGGAGGATGACTCGACAGGGAAGCGTTCGCTTCAAcaggacaaaaaaacaaaaaagaaagtgaaaattggAGCACATGAATATCCTGAAACATGTACTAAAGTTCTGAAGCCTTTGCAACCCAATGCCTTAGTCTACGTTATTTCTTCAAACATGAAATTTCAGGACAGTGAAACTGCCAACTTCGCTAAAAAATACCGCACCCCCAGAAGTCGGGATGTTAGCATAGAGTACAAATACAAACGGAGCTCCTTTAATTACTATGACCCACTGAGTAAGGAAATCGTAATTGATCCTCCTCTGAGCATAGATGACCCTGACAGAGTTAACTGGCTTCAAGCTAGTCTCAGCGACCTGAGCTCCAGTTCAGGCGATGAAGACGCTGAAGACTGTGACCCCACATCCGTTTTGACCATAAGAGACGAATTGCTGGCCTATCCGGGGGCCCCTGTTTCACCTGAGCGAGTGCCACGGCCGGGGACTTCGGGGACCTCACGGCCGGGGACTTCCGGGACCTCACGGCCGGGGACTTCGGGGACCTCACTGCCGGGGACTTCGGGGACCTCACGGCCGGGGACTTCAGGGACTTCGAGCGCTAGCGCGGGCTCAGCTCCAAAGGAAAGTAATTTCCAGTTAACGGTGGTCCCCAGCGACGCCGCCGGGACCTCTTCGGAAGCAGGTACCGGGAAGTTCTCcgaaggtaaaaagaaaattcagaggagGGTGACAACGAATGACGACAAGCCAGACTTCCCCACGAAGGTTTACAAGCCGACGAGTCTGCAGGCACAGCCCAGGATCGCTTCCGAAAGACGGCCAATTTGGATTCGGACCAAAGTAAACGATATCATTCGAAAGTATCTTTCAAAATACTCTTTCCTGCGTCGCAAGTATCAGTCCCGGAGCGCCTTTCTCCGACTGCATCTTAACCAGAAGAAATGCGACCCCCCCAAGGCGAAGGCGAAGGCGGCGGCGAGGAGCACCACCCACATGGTTCTGAGGTCGTCGGTTCCGCCGGTGCCCGCGGATCCTCCGGTGCCCTCGGATCCGCCGGTGCCCGCGCAATCGCCGGTTCCTCCGGTCCCGCGGCTTCCCCCGGCCCCGCGGCTTCCCCCGGCCCCCCCGGGTCCCTCGGTCCCGCGAGCTCCgccggtggcggcggcggcggcggcggcggccgagggACGGTCCCTCACGGCCCCCGGCTCCGGCCCCAAGCCGCCGGGGCCGCGGGGTCCCGGCCGGAGGAGGAATGGTAAGAAACGCTCTCGGAAGAAGAGAAGACGACGACTCTCCCGACCCGTGAAGATCTACGCTTTGAGAAGCCTGTATTCCCAGGTGCCCTACTCCGACCGGATGAGGACTCGGCTGTCAAGCAAGCGGGAGGCCAACGAGACCCCCTAG